One genomic window of Haloferax mediterranei ATCC 33500 includes the following:
- a CDS encoding NAD+ synthase, giving the protein MTDVDVLSEDAPLDLRLSDAELEAHREHITTFIRDAVEAAGADGTVLGLSGGIDSTLTAFLAVEALGEEGLHGLIMPSVANADDMMSDAEGVAEMLGIKYDVVEVQPIAETFFNTFPEAANDRMAAGNIYVRARGVLNYFVANHENRIVLGTGNRSEALTGYFTKYGDQAVDCNPIGNLYKQQVRQLAAHVGVPEDLVMQTPSAEMWSGQTDEKELGLTYDVLDAILALHIDGPLSKSATVRHLDVTEAQIDRVVELYERSAHKRSMPPAPSPLNL; this is encoded by the coding sequence ATGACAGATGTCGACGTTCTCTCGGAGGACGCACCACTCGACCTTCGTCTCTCCGACGCCGAACTCGAAGCACACCGCGAGCACATCACGACGTTCATCCGCGACGCCGTCGAGGCCGCGGGTGCCGACGGTACTGTTCTCGGGCTCTCCGGCGGCATCGATTCGACGCTCACCGCCTTTCTGGCGGTCGAAGCACTCGGTGAGGAAGGCCTCCACGGACTCATCATGCCGAGCGTAGCGAACGCCGATGACATGATGAGCGACGCCGAGGGCGTCGCCGAAATGCTCGGCATCAAATACGACGTGGTCGAGGTCCAGCCTATCGCGGAGACGTTCTTCAATACCTTTCCCGAGGCGGCGAACGACCGCATGGCCGCGGGGAACATCTACGTCCGCGCTCGCGGTGTCCTCAACTACTTCGTCGCCAACCACGAGAACCGAATCGTCCTCGGGACGGGCAACCGCTCCGAAGCGCTCACGGGCTATTTCACGAAGTACGGCGACCAAGCGGTCGACTGCAACCCCATCGGTAACCTCTACAAACAGCAGGTTCGCCAGCTAGCCGCCCACGTGGGCGTGCCCGAAGACCTCGTGATGCAGACCCCCTCCGCCGAGATGTGGTCCGGACAGACCGACGAGAAGGAACTCGGCCTGACGTACGACGTGCTCGACGCGATTCTCGCGCTCCATATCGACGGCCCGCTCTCGAAATCCGCAACCGTTCGCCACCTCGACGTGACCGAAGCCCAAATCGACCGCGTCGTGGAGCTGTACGAGCGCAGCGCCCACAAGCGTTCGATGCCCCCCGCACCGTCGCCGCTCAATCTTTAG
- a CDS encoding SHOCT domain-containing protein, with translation MVLERIGAVLSKEAHSSLDILRDYGLRSFVYAYPLRFGISLGTFLAVVALASGWSVASTFIFFSVIGSVLGVIYSYAVDFVVARQESGQRETHEGHHASAEPDATRSLHALRERYANGELTEAQFEAKLSKLLETETVESAQEYASRREQELESE, from the coding sequence ATGGTCCTCGAACGAATCGGAGCGGTACTCTCCAAGGAGGCCCATTCGTCGCTCGATATCCTCCGTGACTACGGTCTCAGGTCGTTCGTCTACGCGTATCCATTACGGTTCGGCATCAGTCTCGGCACCTTCCTCGCGGTGGTCGCACTGGCTAGCGGTTGGTCCGTCGCCTCGACGTTCATTTTCTTTTCGGTCATCGGCAGTGTCCTCGGCGTCATCTACTCCTACGCGGTCGATTTTGTTGTGGCGCGCCAGGAATCCGGCCAGCGCGAGACGCACGAGGGCCACCACGCGTCCGCCGAACCCGACGCGACCCGGTCGCTGCACGCACTCCGCGAGCGGTACGCCAACGGCGAGTTGACCGAAGCCCAGTTCGAAGCGAAGTTGTCGAAACTGCTGGAGACGGAGACAGTCGAATCCGCGCAGGAATACGCCTCGCGGCGAGAACAAGAACTAGAATCCGAGTAG
- a CDS encoding enoyl-CoA hydratase/isomerase family protein yields MIRTTDDGDLRVVTIDRPGRRNALRPTDLEALGDTVEATDAPVVLLRGSGAAFCAGADLDSVASLDSDADLPDPEAFARLGQRVANTIEASDSVVVAGIDGAARGGGVELALACDVRVATSRATLGEPGVRLGLFGAWGGTVRLPRIVGEGHALEFSLSGRVVDADEALRMGLVSRIVDDPREVAASMADNDHQSLRIIKKRLRDRGPDDEQFEDEAAGFAELHRANVDDIAASREE; encoded by the coding sequence ATGATACGGACGACGGACGACGGCGACCTCCGGGTCGTGACTATCGACCGACCGGGACGACGAAACGCACTCAGACCGACCGACCTCGAAGCCCTTGGGGACACAGTCGAAGCGACCGACGCGCCGGTCGTGCTGCTCCGCGGGAGCGGGGCGGCGTTCTGTGCCGGTGCCGACCTCGACAGTGTTGCCAGTCTCGACAGCGACGCCGACCTTCCGGACCCCGAGGCGTTCGCCCGGTTGGGCCAGCGCGTCGCCAACACTATCGAGGCGTCCGATTCGGTTGTCGTCGCCGGTATCGACGGCGCGGCCCGAGGCGGCGGCGTCGAGCTCGCGCTCGCCTGCGACGTGCGAGTGGCGACCTCGCGGGCGACACTCGGGGAACCGGGTGTTCGGCTTGGTCTCTTCGGGGCGTGGGGTGGAACGGTTCGCCTCCCTCGCATCGTCGGCGAGGGTCACGCCCTCGAATTCTCGCTGTCCGGGCGCGTCGTCGACGCCGACGAAGCCCTTCGGATGGGTCTCGTCTCTCGAATCGTCGACGACCCGCGCGAGGTTGCCGCTTCGATGGCCGACAACGACCACCAGTCACTCCGCATCATCAAAAAACGGCTCCGGGACCGCGGCCCAGACGACGAGCAATTCGAGGACGAGGCGGCGGGGTTCGCCGAACTCCACCGGGCGAACGTCGACGACATCGCAGCATCGAGAGAAGAATAG
- a CDS encoding aldo/keto reductase — protein MHYRELGTSGIEVSEVGFGAWVVGTDWWGDRSDEDSIEMLHYAIDQGINFFDTGDVYGHGHSEEVVGEALADYRDEVTVATKIGYDFYNNPQAGHGELPKEITGEWVREATEKSLERLDMEYVDLLQLHNANVDEVTPDVLEALDELKEEGLIKATGWALGPSIGWLAEGDMAIEEEFDALQIVWNAFEQDVGNHFLDTIEETGSPTSLIARVPHSSGLLNEQVRPETELGTGDHRGFRPDEWYETGWEKLEELRFLERDGERTMAQASIAYLLGFDETAAVTPTFRTKDDIDEWAAASDVPKLTDEEMQRVADLYEDNFGIDRFDGMDSLRSSVDGDDIRAAGLDKRVAEGARNEA, from the coding sequence ATGCACTACCGCGAACTCGGCACCTCCGGTATCGAAGTCAGCGAGGTCGGCTTCGGTGCGTGGGTCGTCGGGACCGACTGGTGGGGCGACCGCTCCGACGAAGACTCCATCGAGATGCTCCATTACGCCATCGACCAGGGCATCAACTTCTTCGATACGGGCGACGTGTACGGCCACGGCCACTCCGAAGAGGTCGTCGGCGAGGCGCTCGCCGACTACCGCGACGAGGTCACCGTCGCCACCAAAATCGGCTACGACTTCTACAACAACCCGCAGGCCGGTCACGGCGAACTCCCCAAGGAAATCACCGGCGAGTGGGTCCGCGAAGCGACCGAAAAGAGCCTCGAACGACTCGACATGGAGTACGTCGACCTCCTCCAACTCCACAACGCGAACGTGGACGAGGTCACACCCGACGTACTCGAAGCGCTCGATGAGCTGAAAGAAGAAGGTCTCATCAAGGCCACCGGCTGGGCACTCGGTCCCTCTATCGGTTGGCTCGCAGAAGGCGACATGGCCATCGAAGAGGAGTTCGACGCCCTCCAAATCGTCTGGAACGCCTTCGAACAGGACGTTGGCAACCACTTCCTCGACACCATCGAAGAAACCGGCTCGCCGACGAGCCTCATCGCGCGCGTCCCGCACTCCTCGGGTCTCCTGAACGAACAGGTCCGTCCCGAAACCGAACTCGGCACCGGCGACCACCGCGGCTTCCGCCCCGACGAGTGGTACGAGACGGGGTGGGAGAAACTCGAAGAACTCCGCTTCCTCGAACGCGATGGAGAACGCACCATGGCGCAGGCGTCCATCGCCTACCTCCTCGGCTTCGACGAAACTGCGGCCGTCACGCCGACGTTCCGCACGAAAGACGACATCGACGAGTGGGCCGCAGCCTCCGACGTGCCGAAACTCACGGACGAAGAGATGCAGCGCGTTGCCGACCTCTACGAGGATAACTTCGGCATCGACCGCTTCGACGGGATGGACTCTCTCCGTTCCTCCGTCGATGGCGACGACATCCGCGCCGCCGGACTCGACAAGCGCGTCGCAGAAGGCGCACGCAACGAAGCCTGA
- a CDS encoding GNAT family N-acetyltransferase, which translates to MRLRKARALAGLVFAAAFAIALLADVLFPTTAQHTGNSPLTSELPNKFQFYQTNSIMPGAAFLHGDTVTLRTIEREDIDFLHEMINNPDLWQGFGAPNPRSRHTVAQQFEEQNTDVELLICRDEAPAGRVRLVDIDKDWGNAELTCYVAPEFHGRGLATEACQLLIGYGFDHLPVTKIVARIFDSNRASRGLAEKLGFTHEGTLRNHVYHNGRHLDLHHYGLLAEDWRTET; encoded by the coding sequence ATGCGACTTCGAAAAGCACGGGCGTTAGCGGGGCTGGTCTTCGCAGCGGCGTTCGCCATCGCGTTGCTCGCCGACGTCCTCTTCCCGACGACAGCACAGCACACCGGCAACTCCCCACTAACCTCCGAACTCCCAAACAAATTTCAGTTCTATCAAACAAATTCCATTATGCCCGGAGCCGCGTTTCTTCACGGGGACACAGTCACGCTTCGAACCATCGAACGGGAGGACATCGACTTCCTCCACGAGATGATCAACAACCCCGATTTATGGCAGGGGTTCGGCGCTCCGAACCCTCGAAGCCGACACACAGTAGCCCAACAGTTTGAGGAACAAAATACGGACGTCGAACTGCTCATTTGCCGCGATGAAGCGCCAGCGGGGAGAGTCAGACTCGTAGATATTGACAAAGACTGGGGGAACGCCGAACTCACGTGTTACGTGGCTCCGGAGTTCCACGGTCGAGGATTGGCCACCGAAGCCTGCCAGTTGCTCATCGGATACGGATTCGACCACTTGCCAGTTACCAAAATCGTAGCTCGAATCTTCGATTCGAACCGGGCTTCGCGTGGGCTGGCCGAGAAACTCGGCTTCACACACGAAGGGACGCTTCGTAACCACGTCTACCACAACGGGCGACACCTCGACTTGCACCACTACGGACTGTTAGCGGAGGACTGGCGAACGGAGACGTGA
- a CDS encoding alkaline phosphatase PhoX — MVEFTRRNLMATSVAAALGASVAGVGGATQPEDPDTPRAPLVRGELKRFSTTAFGAEVTGPFVFDDGTPLYSLQHPDRENPAPYDKAAIGYFSGFQFSFDGDDDFEELSTPGTNEERRMVRSAAGDYEILARERDRINDRTELLGVPQTPDGTNITSGNFDGSQYADAGYTPDCNQFVATNDDGTEGYLFTNWEASPGNISRIPLSQNGDGSWEADLDDALNLANTEAFRELGGTRINCYGDLSPWNTMLSAEENYSHPRISLTASVGDIVEKGTGKGLRGANEFWNRPNPSEIQSAVDEYYDDSWYVQGNWALTGVELLAYYLGAEQVDQSSDGNDLTPIGDEYPNPYRYGYIVDFREPAAETPDPVKYYAMGRAAWECPDVQSDERTVYLASDGDSKGIYKFVADRPIPSYDDPMNVAGTLYAPYVTNRDAAVERPAADVDLEIEWVELGYASNAEVESWIAEYDDITQVDYLETHTDWEEGDEVTPEIIEAADRAVVENGNRDYVTDEEIVEWADQYETRGPDGVDEDLRRVPFIETRAAAKEIGATIEFNKAEGIDSIDEAGPGDYVYFGISELNDDMSNETGDIQLNRVDGGVVYRGQLESDYNVSTLEPVIVGPDASDPASVADDALINVDNVYVMDDGRVLCCEDADQFGRSYKNDCLYVYTPEDGLGGGDDPGDDDDYDDDDRGHGNDPDGHDDDNPGRGRGRGQNRLL; from the coding sequence ATGGTCGAGTTCACTCGACGAAATCTCATGGCAACATCGGTCGCTGCTGCGCTGGGGGCGAGCGTGGCCGGTGTTGGAGGAGCAACGCAGCCTGAAGACCCGGACACACCGCGAGCACCGCTCGTCCGGGGCGAACTCAAGCGGTTTTCGACGACGGCGTTCGGTGCCGAAGTGACCGGCCCGTTCGTGTTCGACGACGGGACCCCGTTGTACAGTCTTCAACATCCAGACCGCGAAAATCCGGCACCCTACGACAAAGCCGCTATCGGCTACTTTTCCGGCTTTCAGTTCTCGTTCGACGGCGACGACGACTTCGAGGAGTTATCGACGCCGGGGACGAACGAAGAACGACGGATGGTCCGGTCCGCCGCCGGCGACTACGAGATATTGGCCCGCGAGCGTGACCGGATAAATGACCGGACCGAACTGCTCGGCGTCCCGCAAACGCCGGACGGAACGAACATCACGAGCGGAAACTTCGACGGGTCGCAGTACGCCGATGCCGGCTACACGCCCGACTGCAACCAGTTCGTCGCCACGAACGACGACGGGACCGAGGGCTATCTCTTTACGAACTGGGAGGCAAGCCCGGGGAACATCTCGCGGATTCCGCTCAGTCAGAACGGCGACGGGTCGTGGGAGGCCGACCTCGACGACGCGCTCAACCTCGCAAACACCGAGGCGTTCCGCGAACTCGGTGGGACTCGTATCAACTGTTACGGCGACCTGAGTCCGTGGAACACGATGCTCTCCGCCGAGGAGAACTACAGCCATCCGCGAATCTCCCTGACCGCGTCGGTCGGCGATATCGTGGAGAAGGGGACCGGGAAAGGACTCCGCGGCGCGAACGAGTTTTGGAACCGTCCGAACCCGAGCGAGATTCAAAGCGCGGTCGACGAGTACTACGACGACTCGTGGTACGTTCAGGGGAACTGGGCACTCACCGGTGTCGAACTCCTCGCGTACTACCTCGGGGCCGAACAGGTCGACCAATCGAGCGACGGTAACGACCTGACGCCCATCGGTGACGAGTATCCGAATCCGTACCGCTACGGTTACATCGTCGACTTCCGCGAGCCCGCCGCCGAGACGCCCGACCCCGTCAAATACTACGCGATGGGCCGGGCCGCGTGGGAGTGCCCCGACGTGCAGTCCGACGAGCGGACGGTGTATCTCGCCTCCGACGGCGACAGCAAGGGAATCTACAAGTTCGTCGCCGACAGGCCGATTCCGAGCTACGACGACCCGATGAACGTCGCCGGCACGCTCTATGCACCCTACGTGACGAACCGAGACGCCGCGGTCGAACGCCCGGCGGCCGACGTGGACCTCGAAATCGAGTGGGTCGAACTCGGTTACGCGAGCAACGCCGAAGTCGAGTCGTGGATTGCGGAGTACGACGACATCACGCAGGTCGACTACCTCGAAACGCACACGGACTGGGAGGAAGGCGACGAGGTCACCCCCGAAATCATCGAAGCCGCCGACAGAGCAGTCGTCGAAAACGGCAACCGTGACTACGTCACCGACGAGGAAATCGTCGAGTGGGCCGACCAGTACGAAACGCGCGGTCCCGACGGTGTGGACGAAGACCTCCGCCGTGTCCCGTTCATCGAAACCCGTGCGGCGGCAAAGGAAATCGGTGCCACCATCGAGTTCAACAAAGCCGAGGGTATCGACAGCATCGACGAGGCTGGCCCCGGCGACTACGTCTACTTCGGCATCTCGGAACTCAACGACGACATGTCGAACGAGACGGGCGACATCCAACTGAACCGTGTCGACGGCGGCGTCGTCTACCGCGGCCAACTCGAATCCGATTACAACGTCTCGACGCTCGAACCCGTCATCGTCGGCCCGGACGCAAGCGACCCCGCATCCGTCGCCGACGACGCGCTCATCAACGTCGACAACGTCTACGTGATGGACGACGGCCGCGTGCTCTGCTGTGAAGACGCCGACCAGTTCGGCCGGTCGTACAAAAACGACTGTCTGTACGTCTACACGCCGGAAGACGGTCTTGGAGGCGGCGACGACCCGGGTGATGACGACGACTACGACGATGACGACCGAGGCCACGGAAACGACCCCGACGGTCACGACGACGACAATCCCGGTCGGGGTCGGGGCCGAGGGCAGAATCGACTACTGTAG
- a CDS encoding tyrosine-type recombinase/integrase, translated as MNRDDPLDNIPASSSEETPNLPPARKPVEFSSPLVSKRSKEDLEKFGVNMLGDYYDFKEEVLSWLANYGKHPEKGEGLAESTLQSTHYKLETVFRWLWDYEQKYTTDLTPEKADRFIHLLNMSDGMIDSSVLHHLKVIKRYFKFHNHVHGTDYDWNPDVELSQSNGDERDYLHRRAFKALYKAALDFGTVKSYHSSSMTPEERDRIKTYLARRDGVPKDEIGPEEFKAANSWKVPSLLAVTLDTGLRPIEAGRATVDWVNLEAHELNIPKDESTKNEAHWNCTLKNRTVKVLRRWLNERATYDKYQDRDELWLTKKATPYSSKSCNYLLTRLIEEGDVPIPEHKEITWYSIRHGVATHWANHVGPHHAKEQLRHKSVTTTMKYLHSDTEMRSTAVEQIW; from the coding sequence ATGAACCGCGACGACCCACTCGACAATATCCCCGCATCGAGTTCCGAGGAGACTCCAAATCTTCCTCCGGCTCGCAAGCCGGTCGAGTTCTCGTCCCCGCTCGTGAGCAAGCGTTCCAAGGAGGACTTGGAGAAATTTGGGGTCAATATGCTTGGCGACTACTATGACTTCAAAGAGGAAGTCCTGTCGTGGCTCGCCAACTATGGGAAGCACCCCGAGAAGGGAGAAGGACTGGCAGAAAGCACGCTCCAATCCACCCACTACAAACTTGAGACAGTCTTCCGCTGGCTGTGGGACTACGAGCAGAAGTACACGACTGATCTAACCCCGGAGAAGGCAGACCGGTTCATCCATCTCCTGAATATGTCCGATGGGATGATTGACTCCAGCGTTCTCCACCATCTCAAGGTCATCAAACGGTACTTCAAGTTCCACAACCACGTCCACGGAACGGATTACGACTGGAATCCAGACGTTGAGTTGAGCCAATCCAACGGAGACGAGCGTGATTACCTTCATCGACGGGCGTTCAAGGCACTGTATAAAGCCGCGCTTGACTTCGGCACGGTCAAGAGTTATCACAGTTCTTCGATGACGCCCGAGGAGCGCGACCGAATCAAGACGTACCTCGCCCGGCGAGATGGAGTTCCCAAAGACGAGATCGGCCCGGAGGAGTTCAAGGCCGCGAACTCATGGAAGGTTCCATCGCTTCTCGCCGTAACGCTCGATACAGGGCTTCGACCCATCGAGGCGGGACGGGCCACCGTGGATTGGGTGAATCTGGAGGCTCACGAGTTGAACATCCCGAAGGATGAGTCGACGAAGAACGAGGCTCACTGGAACTGTACGCTGAAGAACCGAACGGTCAAGGTGCTTCGTCGCTGGCTCAATGAGCGTGCCACCTACGACAAGTACCAAGACCGCGACGAGTTGTGGTTGACAAAGAAGGCGACTCCGTACAGTTCGAAGTCGTGTAACTACCTATTGACTCGACTCATTGAGGAGGGAGATGTGCCGATTCCAGAACACAAGGAGATTACGTGGTACTCGATTCGGCACGGTGTGGCGACCCATTGGGCGAACCACGTCGGCCCACATCATGCGAAGGAGCAACTTCGTCACAAGAGCGTGACGACGACGATGAAGTACCTACACTCGGACACCGAGATGCGGTCTACGGCGGTGGAACAAATCTGGTAG
- a CDS encoding DUF7114 family protein, with translation MDDAVRAREAAREALSDIEPEALRATLDERLDAASLTPAVLTFVSARAVEPKVDLNGMASRAAGVQLIYEGLRLTRLLSQDEPWAHLDSPEDDTDADLDILAADVLVSRGFYLLARTEAANHAVETVRAFGRDQTRLQSLPESEQAALDSNLEVNICTLAVVAGTTAVGSPPPTALVEYAAGLAETHDGDLPPAAETVSESTVERIAALYRGGAGDDPVTSMADR, from the coding sequence ATGGACGACGCCGTGCGAGCCCGTGAGGCTGCGCGTGAGGCCCTCTCTGATATCGAACCCGAAGCCCTCCGTGCGACGCTGGACGAACGCCTCGACGCCGCCTCCCTGACGCCGGCGGTGCTCACTTTCGTGAGCGCGCGGGCTGTCGAACCGAAGGTTGACCTGAACGGCATGGCATCCCGAGCCGCCGGAGTGCAACTCATCTACGAGGGGCTTCGGCTCACTCGCCTGCTCTCTCAGGACGAACCGTGGGCGCACCTCGACTCTCCCGAGGACGACACCGACGCCGACCTGGACATCCTCGCCGCGGACGTGCTGGTCTCGCGCGGGTTCTATCTCCTCGCTCGGACCGAGGCGGCCAACCACGCCGTCGAGACGGTCCGGGCCTTTGGTCGCGACCAGACACGACTTCAGTCCCTTCCGGAGTCGGAGCAAGCGGCGCTCGACAGCAACTTAGAGGTGAACATCTGCACGCTCGCCGTCGTCGCCGGAACGACTGCCGTCGGGTCGCCCCCGCCGACCGCGCTCGTCGAGTACGCGGCTGGCTTAGCGGAGACGCACGACGGGGACCTCCCCCCGGCTGCAGAGACGGTCTCCGAATCGACCGTCGAGCGTATCGCAGCACTCTACCGCGGCGGCGCGGGCGACGACCCAGTTACGTCGATGGCCGACCGCTAA
- a CDS encoding DUF7577 domain-containing protein, whose product MDVWGWIVIYALGLTLLQLLVYRYLLNGGEPTIGDSSGRDSDRSERYVHPEIAASFEERSRTGVQTTPTGERICPNCGAENEADTTFDLCWNCTRRIR is encoded by the coding sequence ATGGACGTCTGGGGTTGGATTGTCATCTACGCCCTTGGATTGACCCTGCTCCAGCTATTGGTTTACCGCTACCTCCTCAACGGCGGGGAACCAACAATCGGAGATAGCTCCGGCCGTGACTCCGACCGCTCGGAGCGGTACGTTCACCCCGAAATTGCCGCCTCCTTCGAGGAGCGTTCCCGGACTGGCGTGCAGACGACGCCGACGGGTGAGCGCATCTGTCCGAACTGCGGGGCTGAAAACGAGGCTGACACGACCTTCGACCTCTGTTGGAACTGCACCCGACGCATACGCTGA
- a CDS encoding acyltransferase, producing MTKVHVSLPEDAEAGLQAFIDEVDERLASDEDTCSVVRDTLIDLFGDREAWERWQSGKPVSPATRVRLQGYDPCNATLEAEYYAEKDAEKFKRSKHLQWLWRQFDATPMADNVDFALRFRQLLAKHLFEEAGDNLRIFKGVTFSYGHNISVGDNTVIHDDVHLDDRGKLTIGDRVSISDSAHIYSHSHDIVDQTEVRNYHTTIGDDARITYDAMINAGVSVGENAIVGARSVVQGDVPAHHIAVGSPAKSVKIKPGFEDVAEPLDAGGERRADERELPYDLPDAIDTFDEFDRDVGKPVQPHRTE from the coding sequence ATGACGAAGGTCCACGTTTCGCTTCCGGAGGACGCCGAAGCCGGGCTACAGGCGTTCATCGACGAGGTTGACGAACGTCTTGCTTCAGACGAAGACACGTGTTCGGTCGTCCGAGACACGCTTATCGACCTGTTTGGTGACCGCGAAGCGTGGGAACGGTGGCAGAGCGGGAAGCCCGTTTCACCGGCGACTCGCGTCCGCCTGCAGGGCTACGATCCGTGCAATGCGACGCTCGAAGCCGAATATTACGCTGAAAAGGACGCGGAGAAGTTCAAACGCTCGAAGCACCTCCAGTGGCTCTGGCGGCAGTTCGACGCCACGCCGATGGCCGACAACGTTGATTTCGCCCTTCGGTTCCGACAGCTGCTCGCCAAGCACCTCTTCGAGGAGGCGGGCGACAACCTCCGTATCTTCAAGGGCGTTACCTTCTCCTACGGCCACAACATCTCCGTCGGCGACAACACGGTCATCCACGACGACGTTCACCTCGATGACCGCGGGAAACTCACCATCGGCGACCGGGTCTCCATCTCCGACAGCGCCCACATTTACAGCCACTCTCACGACATCGTCGATCAGACCGAGGTTCGAAACTACCACACGACGATTGGCGACGACGCGCGCATCACCTACGACGCGATGATAAACGCCGGCGTCTCGGTCGGGGAGAACGCAATCGTCGGCGCTCGGTCCGTCGTTCAGGGGGACGTGCCCGCGCATCACATCGCGGTCGGGTCGCCGGCCAAGAGCGTGAAAATCAAACCCGGCTTCGAAGACGTGGCCGAGCCGCTCGATGCCGGCGGCGAACGCCGAGCCGACGAGCGAGAACTCCCGTACGACCTGCCGGATGCTATCGATACCTTCGACGAGTTCGACCGTGACGTTGGCAAGCCGGTTCAGCCGCACCGGACTGAGTAG
- a CDS encoding heme-binding protein, producing MVEAPQTDEGWFALHDFRTVDWDAWRDAPEHERRRAIEEGVAYLNSHEAVEDAAEGTSAIFSVLGHKADFMVVHFRPTLDDISRAERQFEQTALAEFTEQPTSYVSVTEVSGYVSDDYFEGNKEDIDTGLLRYIEGKLQPDIPDDTYMSFYPMSKRRGEKHNWYDLPFDERRELMSVHGDTGRKYAGKIKQVIASSVGFEEFEWGVTLFGDDPTDIKDIVYEMRFDEVSAKYGEFGEFYVGRRFPPSDLGAFLAGDAVPTSEFGDESHHHAHAHGEGGHHHGEGGHAHGEDGHHHGESGHGHGEGGHHGGDSDDEADETDIRGQLDDLNIYAGKPHGEDVYATVLYSEADADEVFEEVEGLRGNFDHYPTHVKTAVYEANDRDRNAVVSIWETASAAETAAGFLSELPGIVERAGEESGFGTMGMFYTVKPEHREDFVEKFGVVGGLLDDMDGHFDTDLMVNLEDENDMFIASQWRSQEDAMGFFRSDEFRDTVQWGRDVLADRPRHVFLA from the coding sequence ATGGTAGAGGCCCCACAGACCGACGAGGGCTGGTTTGCGCTGCACGACTTCCGAACAGTCGATTGGGACGCGTGGCGCGACGCGCCCGAGCACGAGCGCCGCCGTGCCATCGAGGAAGGTGTCGCCTATCTCAATTCCCACGAAGCGGTCGAAGACGCGGCGGAGGGTACTTCGGCCATCTTCTCCGTTCTCGGCCACAAGGCCGACTTCATGGTCGTCCACTTCCGTCCGACGCTGGACGACATCTCCCGCGCAGAGCGGCAGTTCGAACAGACTGCGCTTGCGGAGTTCACCGAGCAACCCACCTCGTACGTTTCCGTCACCGAGGTTTCGGGCTACGTCTCGGACGACTACTTCGAAGGCAACAAGGAGGACATCGACACCGGTCTCCTGCGCTACATCGAGGGCAAACTCCAGCCGGATATTCCGGACGACACCTACATGTCGTTCTACCCGATGTCGAAGCGTCGCGGCGAGAAACACAACTGGTACGACCTGCCGTTCGACGAGCGCCGCGAACTCATGTCGGTCCACGGCGACACGGGCCGCAAGTACGCCGGGAAAATCAAGCAGGTCATCGCCTCCTCGGTCGGTTTCGAGGAGTTCGAGTGGGGTGTCACGCTCTTCGGTGACGACCCGACCGACATCAAGGACATCGTCTACGAGATGCGCTTCGACGAGGTGTCGGCGAAGTACGGCGAGTTCGGCGAGTTCTACGTCGGTCGCCGCTTCCCGCCGTCCGACCTCGGCGCGTTCCTCGCGGGCGACGCCGTCCCGACGAGCGAGTTCGGCGATGAATCGCACCACCACGCACACGCGCACGGAGAGGGTGGCCATCACCACGGTGAGGGCGGACATGCCCACGGTGAAGACGGTCACCATCACGGCGAGAGTGGACACGGCCACGGCGAAGGCGGCCACCACGGTGGAGACAGCGACGACGAGGCCGACGAGACCGACATCCGGGGCCAACTCGACGACCTGAACATCTACGCGGGCAAGCCGCACGGCGAGGACGTGTACGCGACGGTCCTCTACTCCGAAGCCGACGCCGACGAGGTCTTCGAGGAGGTCGAAGGTCTCCGCGGGAACTTCGACCACTACCCGACGCACGTCAAGACGGCCGTCTACGAGGCCAACGACCGCGACCGCAACGCAGTCGTCTCAATCTGGGAGACGGCTTCGGCCGCCGAGACGGCCGCCGGATTCCTCTCGGAACTCCCCGGCATCGTCGAACGTGCCGGCGAAGAGTCCGGATTCGGGACGATGGGGATGTTCTACACCGTCAAGCCCGAACACCGCGAGGACTTCGTCGAGAAGTTCGGCGTCGTCGGCGGTCTCCTCGACGACATGGACGGGCACTTCGACACGGACCTGATGGTCAACCTCGAAGACGAAAACGACATGTTCATCGCCAGTCAGTGGCGCTCGCAGGAGGACGCCATGGGCTTCTTCCGCTCCGACGAGTTCCGCGACACGGTGCAGTGGGGCCGTGACGTGCTGGCAGACCGGCCGCGACACGTCTTCTTGGCGTAA